Sequence from the Amaranthus tricolor cultivar Red isolate AtriRed21 chromosome 1, ASM2621246v1, whole genome shotgun sequence genome:
TTTTGGCCGGGCAAGTCATATTACGTGCTCTCAAGGGTAAAATCCACTGGAAGAACACTCTCCAACAGCTAGAAAGAGTTGGTCCTAAATCAGTTGGGGTCTGTCTTCTTACAGCAGCTTTTGTTGGCATGGCATTCACCATCCAATTCGTCAGGGAATTTACCCGCCTAGGGCTAAACCGTTCCATTGGCGGTGTCCTAGCTCTCGCCTTCTCTCGAGAACTGAGCCCTGTAGTTACTTCAATTGTAGTGGCAGGTCGTATTGGAAGTTCTTTTGCTGCAGAGCTTGGAACCATGCAGGTATCCGAGCAGACTGATACCCTTAGAGTTCTTGGGACAAATCCTGTCGATTACCTCGTCACACCAAGGGTTATCGCATGTTGTGTGGCTCTGCCATTTTTGACCCTAATGTGCTTCATAGCGGGGATGGCATCTAGTGCGTTTTTGGCCGATAGCGTTTATGGAGTTAGCTATAGAATGATATTGGACTCTGCTCAGCGAGCTCTTAGGTCATGGGATATAATTAGTGCGATGATAAAGTCCCAGGTTTTTGGCGGAATAATTGCAATCATCAGCTGTGCTTGGGGAGTAACCACCATCGGTGGTGCTAAAGGTGTTGGGGAGTCTACTACTTCAGCTGTTGTTTTATCTCTCGTTGGCATCTTTATCGCGGATTTTgttctttcttattttttctttcaagGGGCAGGAGATTCACTTAAAAACTGTGTATGAACAACCATCAACTGTTTCTTTCCTTTGTAGTTTTCATCTTACCCTATTAATTCTTTGTGTAATTACACTTACTGATTAAATACGGAGAAGGAAAGACATGTATTAGGGCACATGTAGACACTTTCTGTGcattctttattttattgttcttAGAGATATTGTTGTTGGATTTCAACATTTGGTCAATAAGAATTCACATAAATTGAATAATTGATCACATATTGTTGGTTGGGATGTTCCAAGGTCGGGTGTGGGTTGAGTGCCTAAATCTATTTTGACCTAGATTCGTAATCGAAGTTAAATTTAtaaggtttgaaaattttaggcTCAAATTTTATCCATTGGTTCTGAgtaattagaaattttgattGAATGAGAGAGGAGTCTAACAAGATCTTGAATCAATGACCATTTGtaaatgtaaatttttataacCTAATTAAGGATTATAAATTTTAGAGATACCTTTCTATATTTTACACTTTCCTATCCataaatctttttctttgtttaaaCACCATTTGTAATTTTGTGGTTGTACATACCCAATTTAATGTCTACCCAAATAAAGAAAGTATGCCCCTTTTTGACTAAAAATCTCAAGGGTTAAAAGTAATTCAATAACATGCAATGTTCCCATTAAAAAGATTGGAGGAGTATCCAAAAGTGTTCTTGATGATAATAAGACCAATGAAATACAGGAAAGGCTATAGCAGATTGTAGAAACAAAGAGCTTTATCCCTTTTATTTCACTGTTTTCTGAAATAAAATTGTTTGAGCAACTGTCATAAAGTGAATGTTATATAATTTTACAAGCAATTTTTGAGAAAAagacatttatatttttattacttatttaaaCGGTTAGAAGAAGACATTAGTATTTTTAATCTAATTATTTTCTGTATTATATACCTACAATTAGACAAACATTTTTtagattaatattatttatggttaattaaaagttgatattattcttcACTGTAATGTTTGTAAAAAACTAATATATCTAATAAGAAAAGCCGTACGAGATGATAGCGTCTTCACCTTCACTAACAAGGCATTTAAGAAACAAATCCTTGCGCAACATAttctgaataataaatttaattgagtGATAGTAGGGGTTATAAAATATTACAATGACtcctattaaaaattatttaaataaatttaaagaaaaacatATAGAATTATAAAcgatataaaaatatttaaaatgtactttatatagaaataaaatattaaaataaaataaataatgttaattatgtctataatttttttgtatacTTCTTCCCTCCCATTATAATTGTTGCCGGAACTCTAAAATGAACTCTCAGTATTTCCTTCTCCCTTCCTCTGTAGTCTCCTCCTCTCCGGTCGGCACTCGCGGACCGTTCATCTGCTGACAGCAATACCATAGGCGCTTGGACTTTCAATTAGGTATTTTTTTAGTCtgcttgttttctttttttcgaatgaatttgtttccatttcttttgatttgtttttttttttttgatagaaTTGGAGGCTTAAATAGGAACCAATATCAATTTTGTGCAAAAATATATGGTTGAATTAAATTGGGTGTCAAGTGattcgaaatagtgttgtgttggGTTATTTGAAttctgatttgatttgattaaatTATGTTCGTTAAATGGAATGAATTTTTTGTTTGCAACCATTCTCAGTATATCTTTTTTTGTTTCTCATTTCCTGCTGAAAATTTTTTCACATAGAAAATGGAGTATAATTTTTTCTACCCTGAAGAGACCGGAAAAGACATGAGACTCTCAACATTTCAGCCCTACCTGTAGGTTTCCACTCTATTCTCTTctaccattttcaattttttttcatcaaCTCCCAAGTGCTAATTTTCAAGACAAAATCAAGTGTAGAATTTTCTAATGTAAGTATGCTACTCTCTCTTgctaattttttcaaattatttgttgtttttttcgaattattgttgattttctttatgAGTTTTAAGGTTgtgttgtttgatttgtttcgtACTTTCATTAGGGTATTTCTTGATTTTTGAATTTCAGTAGATGAATTGTGTagggttttttatttttcttgattattCGAATTTCAGTTGATAAATCCTATAGTTTGTTTTCTTGTTTTCGAATTTGCAGTAGATGAATCCTGTTCCTTGTTTTCGAATTTCAGTTGATAAATCCCAAATTTCCAATTTCTCAGTCTGTAGTTCTTTTTTTTCGAATGACTGTTTGGGATGACTATGGTTCCTTGTGTCACGGGCTCAGTTATTTACCTAGTGAAAATTGTGCGGCATTAGTGACAATGGCTATGGATTGCACTAGCTCAGTCTTAAACTCGACCCTTTAAGTGTGCAAGCTGATGAGTTTGGTTAGACTAGCTAAGGAAAGACTTAGTAAGAGAGTATTTGTGTGGGAAAAGGCTTTTTATTAATAAGAGAATACTCTTACAAGAGAGTTAAATGTTTACAAGAACTTTTGGAAACTTGTTGGAACTTGAATGCAAAAATTAACCTAAGagcctatttataggcaagccCCCTTACCTTGGGGTCATTTTAGAATGCTAATAATCTAGAGTTCTTAGAATGCTCTACACTACTCTCCTAGAGTATGTACATGTCTAGAAAGACCTATAAGATTTAGCACTTGCCCAGAACATTCTAGAATACACCACACTATTCTATATTACTCTAGTATGTTCTAGTATTTACAAGATAGAGCTAGAACCTTCTAGCATCTTCCAGACCCTTCTTGAGTATGCTAATACTTTCTAGCATACTCTAGTACCTTCATGAATGTACTAGATGCCTCTAGCATACTCTAGTACCTTCATGAATGTACTAGATGCCTCTAGCACATTCTAGATCCTTCATGAGTGTTCTAGATAATTTTAGAACACCCTATAATAGTCTAGACCATTCTAGAACCTTCCTAATGCTTCTTATGTCAAAAATGCCGAGAAAAATGAGAGATTGATAAAACGGACCGATCCAACTGTGTTTGGGCCGTGTCGCCGTGTCACTTGGATCCGTGTGAATTTcagttgatgaattaaacaaacaGTTTCATCTCAAGCAGTTTTGTGGTCTATTGGATCTGTATAGATTAATTtggcttttttaaaaaaaaaaaaaaccatagaTTAGACCGTACTAGACCAGACGGTCTGCCCCGGTCTGGTGTTATTACTTGTATGGTCTGAAAATTTCATCATCGAAATTTCTGGTTTCGTCTTATATAAGTTAACTTGGTGTTCAAGAACATGAAAATTCAACACGAAcatattcaagaaattaaaTCTACAACAATCCTAAAAGGATTGTAAGATGATCCAACCTAAAAAAAATCACTCAACACATTGAGTTATGGTGATCTATATTGATATATGTTGACTTTTAGCACAAGACATCTATTTTGGGTTTAAATTCAACATTATTTTTATCAATCTTTGTAATtcaagttaatatttttttgttgatgcTTCAAAAATAGTATATTGATCCATTTATTAAGaatcttttttataaaaatcaaaaataaatatttaatatttttagaatattaactttaattaagaaaaagtaatTTAAACCCTACTCAAATAGATAAAATACAATCTAACctaaagataaataaacaataaaaaaatgactCAATCGAAAACCCGTCAACGTCCTCCGCATTCTTACTTCATCTgtttcaatttacttgcaacgttTGCTTTTTCACGCAGTCCAATGTACTGATTCAATCTATAATaactctaattatgtataataaaaaatttaaaaaatttaatataaatagtctttgcaatgagacgaatcaaacaagattttacttgactatattttaatctataaattaaaaactaatcacaaattaaaagagatgaataaatattattctatttttcttaatgttGCTAACTAATTTGAATCCTCTAACTATAAAAAGAGGGCAAGCAAAGAATACCAATATACTATTCATGATGAAAAGTAAAATAACTGTTCACTCTTTATTTTTTCGTTCTGCTTCTTCACGCTTTAGAATACATTTCATGGGTTCCTCTCCTCTTCTTACCTCTTTCCTCTTCCTATTTTATCTTTCctctttggttttttttttttctattgttCATTAGTGAACTTTCCTCCCTCACCTAATCTGTTCTTCAAGCTCATGTTTCCTCGCGAAATCCTCTATTCTCATTCTGATCAAAATAAGGTATTTATCCTAATTGTTATTTCAGGTTTTATTTTCGTTTTCATCCGcatttaaaagttgtttttgaTGGTTATGAACTACTGATTCAACCCATTCCCACATTAGTTTTCGTTTTCATCTAAATTTACAACTTCTAATTCAGTTTTCGTTTTCAATATAGTTTTAGATGAAAATTAGGGTTGAGCGAACGAACCTGATTTCTCCATTACAGCTTGAATCTAGGGTTTTTTCCGATAGATGTCTCAGTTTGGATCAACAAAGCAATAAAGTCCTTAATCTCACTATTCTTCAGCTATTCGATCCTTCCATTCAACAAACAAACCTGATTTCTTCTTACTGCTGCTCATGTCGCCTTCTACGAATTCAACGTTTCTCTTGGACAATGGGTCAGTTGTTTTCTCATTGACGACTTATGTCAGTTGACGTCAATCTTCAATTTTTCTCATACATTTGAACTAGACTCTTTATTTGAACTTTGTCGTGTTGTTAATCTGTTGTGGATCCATTTTTGATCTAATTTTTGGTCGGAATAATTGTTTTTTGCTATATAACGACTCAATTTCAAGCAGATATGCATTCATTTTCTTCAACTTTCTGCCATTTTTCTCCATCTTCCTCAATTTGTCGTCACCATCTCTACGCTTGGTTAAAGCCTTTTCAAATGATGTTGTACAGAAAGCCGTTAACAAACCCTCCATTTGCACGGCTGATGAGCTTCACTATGTTCAAGTAGTTGACTCTAATTGGCTTCTTACTCTTTGGCGTAATCATCCCAATTCTCAGGTTTTACTATTGTAGAAAATAATTCCTTggattattagtttattagagTCAAGGTTGTTTAATTTTGGTGGGTTTTTGATGAATTTTACAGACTCGTATAAGAAATCATCCTCTTTTGTTATTATCAGGTGCTGGCAAAGTGTTGTCAAAACAGCCCTGAAGCATATCGAAAGTGTTGCTCCTCCCAACTCTTCCACTTGTACAGAGGTATAtccttttgttaatttatgttcATTTTGGTTAATCTATGTTCATTTTTTGggtttattttatgtttatgtttttcttttgcTTGTTGTTCCTCAATAGTTAGGGTTTTTAATCCTATTCCTTAATCATATATCTTTAATGGAATCATCTAcatttttgtgattttgttttttttacttgaATCAAGGTACTTTATTCAGAAGTTTTTTATGTTATAAATCAATGTCTGTGTTTCTATATATATAGAACTCATGTTGTATAAGCATTTCTGATGCTTTTTGTTTTGTAGCAGTTGATCATGAATTGGGTTACAACAATTTTTGATGCAAAATCACTAATATAAAAGTGTCTAAAATCAAGAGATTCTGGCATATCTTTctcaatacaaattaaagactACTCATAAAActctaaaataattaaaaaaaaaaaaaaagatattcaaCAGTGAATTAAACTCAATAACAACTTATCAATTAACATTAAAGCCTCATCAACAATGCAGATTAATCGAAAAAGACCATGAAACACTATGTTTCACCCTCTTTCAATTAAACCAATGAATTATTTATTTGCATCACTATGACAGTTAAGAAATAGGAAAACACATCATAATTCCCCATATATTAACAAGATTAACAATAATTCTTgataaaaaaatgtaatttttaactttcttccgaTAAATTTAAGTCATCAATCAAAACTCCGTCAATCATCATTTACATAATTACATATCAAATTCTGCCTCTGGTAAAGTGGTATTTACTGTAAAATCATTTTGATgaatttatgaattttgattatgattaacaaaacattaaattaaataattaaattataaaagaaaggaaaaatatcTTCATTAGGTTTTTAGAGGCAGTGAGCACTGAGGGTGGAGAAGTCGTCGCGCGGTGGAGGAACAATTGGTGGTTGTTAGCCGATAAGAAACAGCTGATATCCGCGAGTGCCGATGCCGAGTAGTTTCTCAGTTTCTCATACCTATGCGTGGAAGAGGAGTTGTGGTTTTTAATATATATGGGTTTCAGAAGGCTGTTTTTGATTTTCTACAATTTGTGGGTGGGCCTTCTGCGTAGGCCCAAGTTGCACTTGTACAAATCTATGTCTAATAAATAAGGTAGAACCACACCGCTAGGAAACTTATGAAATATCATGTTACTTTAGACTTTGCTGAAGGTTGGAATGTTACTACGAATGCGTAACTTGATTAATTTCATCTCTCTCTTGAACTGCCTTTTATCAGTACAAGTTTAGTttcttgtggaaaatattatatgtggtatttttgttaaattgctGTTTATATTAAATGTAATTTGAGTTTTTTAACATATTGAATCAATTTGATAAGCTTGTAAGTTGTAAGAGTAGATACTTATTGTTGATATGTGGGGATGTGGAATGTATTGCAACTTGAATATGGAGTGTACACATCCCCGAAACTTTCTTGATTCTTATCAAATCCACTTTAAGATTTTCCCTACTGCACTTCAAAAATGTGTAAACCCTTCcattaggtatttttttttagtctgcttgttttctttttttcgaatgaatttgttccatttcttttgatttgttttttttttgatagaaatggaGGCTTAAATAGGAACCAATATCAATTTTGTGCAAGAATATATGGTTTCCTCTCTATTCTCTTTTAcccttttcaatttttttcatcAACTCCCAAGTGCTAATTTTCAAgacggaatcaagtgtagaatttTCTAATGTAAGTATGCTACTCTCTCTTGCTGATTTTTTCgaattatttgttgtttttttcgAATTATTGTTCATTTTCTTTATGAGTTAGAAGGTTgtgttgtttgatttgttttgtacttTCATTAGGGTATTTCTTGATTTTCGAATTTCAGTAGATGAATTGCGTAGTGTTCTTGATTTTTCTTGATAATTCGAATTTCAGTTGATAAATCCTGTAGTTTGTTTCCTTGTTTTCGAATTGCAGTAGATGAATCCTGTTTCTAGTTTTCGAATTTCAGTTGATAAATCCCAAATTCCCAATTTCTCGGTCTGTAGTTCTTTTTTTTGAATGACTATTTGGGATGACTATGGTTCCTTGGATCTGTGTGAATTTCAGTTGATGAATTCCTCAAACAGTTTCATCTCAAGCAGAATTTGTGGTCTATTGGATCTGTATAAATTAATTTGGcgtttaaaaagaaaagaacCATAGAttagaccggaccagaccagacgTTCTACCCCAGTCTGGTGTTATTACTGGTCTGgtttgaaaaatttaataatctGAATTTCTGGTTTCGTCTTATATTTGTATCAAACCAGATCAGATTGGACCGTGTGCAGTTATATACTGCTGACTCATGTAGTTGACTtattaactaataactaatcAAAAAATCAATGTCACCCACTGATCAAATAAGTCAACCTCTAATTGTCAAACACCCTATCTATGTAAAATTTCTAAAAGGGTAGAGGTAGTGAAAATTTGGTGAGAAAAAGAGGGGTTTTATCCCTTTCCTACCCGCCCCCCATCTACAATTCTACTTTCTATTTCCTTGAACACATTTTTTCCATGGTCAATTTTAGGTGCATTACTTTTTaacacaattaaattatttgcCTTGATTTTATTTCACCATAAGGAAAACAATTTTTAGATATAAGATGacttgaagagcaagaaatgATTTAACATAACCTTGGTTTGACATAATCTAGGATTATTTAAGttaatgaacaaagaataaaTGTTTACATATTTAatcttatattaataatatctcAATGATTTTATGTTATTCTAGTATGATTTTATGTTATTCTAACAATATctctatgattttatattattctaataaaCACTGCATTTTTACTCGACTATCGTGTTATTACCAGAAACTCAAATCACTGCTATCTCAATGATACTCGAAGTTTCTCCTTCaaacttttctttgttttgtagTCATCAATCTAATAGCTTTTCACCAGGtttttcttcttcctttctATCATTCACTATACTCCGTTTTTTAATAGCTACAATTTCCCAAAAACCTCGGAGAAGTGTag
This genomic interval carries:
- the LOC130825342 gene encoding protein TRIGALACTOSYLDIACYLGLYCEROL 1, chloroplastic; translation: MHTLLLLRPLPCLSSRIGTSSYKWTEIRTHSITRWAQRRYFAGRHVNLTTPIKPQALSAIPNSDDGLPASVPIDESTSINHSPASEMGTLFTNWSPPRYLWRGLSVFILAGQVILRALKGKIHWKNTLQQLERVGPKSVGVCLLTAAFVGMAFTIQFVREFTRLGLNRSIGGVLALAFSRELSPVVTSIVVAGRIGSSFAAELGTMQVSEQTDTLRVLGTNPVDYLVTPRVIACCVALPFLTLMCFIAGMASSAFLADSVYGVSYRMILDSAQRALRSWDIISAMIKSQVFGGIIAIISCAWGVTTIGGAKGVGESTTSAVVLSLVGIFIADFVLSYFFFQGAGDSLKNCV